From the Accumulibacter sp. genome, one window contains:
- a CDS encoding ABC transporter permease, translated as MGRPMIGWLGFEARVAVRFLREGRMQTVLIIVGVAAGVAVVAYISALISGLQRNTLEKTLGAQAHLSVSARDDVVIPAREPLPGSTALVQTQPRVQRPRSIGNWQSLVPVLEATPLVAAVSPMVSGAGLAQRGEATKSIALMGVDLDRYDRIVHLRSKVVQGEARLGPGEGIIGRELADDLGVRIGDRISLVTGGSSDSLRVTALVDLGVRELNRRTVIVPLRAAQSLVGLPGGATGIDLALTDVWAAKTLAAELAQRLPYKVESWQEANAQLVSALNAQSVSTALIRSVVMVVVVLGIASVLVVSVVQKQREIGILRAIGATRGQMLRVFLLQGAIVGALGSLLGVLLATGLIKAFTTFVRGSDGLPLFAISLPPGLALAIAGIATLCGVLAAVAPARRAAALDPAQAIRL; from the coding sequence ATGGGCAGACCGATGATCGGCTGGCTCGGCTTCGAAGCGCGTGTCGCCGTCCGTTTCCTGCGCGAGGGGCGCATGCAGACGGTGCTGATCATCGTCGGCGTCGCAGCCGGCGTCGCCGTCGTCGCCTACATCTCGGCGCTGATCAGCGGCCTGCAGCGCAACACCCTGGAGAAGACGCTGGGGGCGCAGGCGCACCTCAGCGTCAGCGCGCGCGACGACGTCGTGATTCCGGCCCGTGAACCGCTGCCGGGCAGCACGGCGCTGGTGCAGACCCAGCCACGCGTGCAGCGCCCGCGCAGCATCGGCAATTGGCAGTCGCTCGTGCCGGTACTCGAGGCGACGCCGCTGGTGGCCGCGGTGTCGCCGATGGTTTCCGGCGCCGGTCTCGCGCAGCGCGGCGAGGCGACGAAATCGATCGCCCTGATGGGCGTCGACCTCGACCGCTATGACCGCATCGTGCATCTGCGCTCGAAGGTCGTCCAGGGCGAGGCGCGCCTCGGCCCAGGAGAGGGCATCATCGGCCGCGAACTCGCCGACGACCTCGGTGTGCGCATCGGTGACCGCATCAGCCTGGTGACCGGCGGCTCGAGCGACTCGCTGCGCGTCACCGCATTGGTCGATCTCGGCGTCCGCGAACTCAACCGGCGAACCGTCATCGTGCCCCTGCGCGCGGCGCAGAGCCTGGTCGGTCTGCCGGGCGGCGCCACCGGCATCGACCTGGCGCTGACCGACGTCTGGGCGGCGAAAACGCTGGCCGCCGAGCTGGCGCAGCGCCTGCCCTACAAGGTCGAAAGCTGGCAGGAGGCGAACGCGCAGCTGGTTTCCGCGCTCAACGCACAGTCGGTCAGCACGGCGCTGATCCGCAGCGTCGTCATGGTCGTCGTCGTGCTCGGCATCGCCAGCGTGCTGGTCGTCTCGGTCGTGCAGAAGCAGCGCGAGATCGGCATCCTGCGCGCCATCGGCGCAACGCGCGGGCAGATGCTGCGCGTCTTCCTGCTGCAGGGAGCGATCGTCGGCGCGCTCGGCTCGCTGCTCGGCGTCCTGCTCGCCACCGGGCTGATCAAGGCCTTCACCACCTTCGTCCGCGGCAGTGACGGCCTGCCGCTGTTCGCCATCTCGCTGCCACCGGGCTTGGCACTGGCCATCGCCGGCATCGCCACGCTCTGCGGGGTGCTGGCGGCAGTCGCACCGGCACGCCGCGCAGCGGCGCTCGACCCGGCGCAGGCCATTCGCCTGTGA
- a CDS encoding ABC transporter ATP-binding protein, with protein sequence MTRAGPPLIELADIRKSYNVGLANEAEVLHGVSFAVERGEFVALIGPSGSGKSTLLNIVGLLERLTAGSYRIQGEETSGLDDAGLTLRRRAVLGFVFQFHHLLPAFSALENVTLPALMREGRVAASQRERARAMLAAVGLGNDMHKHPGELSGGMQQRVAIARALVLQPPLVLADEPTGNLDRASSDEVFVLMRRMHAELHTSFLIVTHDPRLAARCDRVIELVDGRIESDQQNIAAAC encoded by the coding sequence ATGACGCGGGCCGGACCACCGCTGATCGAACTCGCCGACATCCGCAAGAGCTACAACGTCGGGTTGGCGAACGAGGCCGAGGTGCTGCATGGCGTGTCTTTCGCCGTCGAACGGGGAGAGTTCGTTGCGCTCATCGGTCCATCCGGCTCGGGCAAGAGCACGCTCCTGAACATCGTCGGCCTGCTCGAACGGCTGACTGCCGGCAGCTACCGAATACAGGGTGAAGAGACCAGCGGGCTCGACGACGCCGGCCTGACGCTGCGCCGGCGCGCGGTGCTCGGCTTCGTCTTCCAGTTTCACCACCTCCTGCCGGCCTTTTCCGCGCTCGAGAACGTCACCCTGCCGGCGCTGATGCGCGAGGGCCGCGTGGCTGCGTCACAGCGCGAGCGGGCACGGGCGATGCTCGCCGCCGTCGGCCTCGGCAACGACATGCACAAGCACCCGGGCGAGTTGTCGGGTGGCATGCAGCAGCGCGTCGCCATCGCCCGGGCGCTGGTCCTCCAGCCGCCGCTGGTGCTGGCCGACGAGCCGACCGGCAACCTCGACCGCGCCTCGTCGGACGAGGTCTTCGTGCTGATGCGGCGCATGCATGCCGAACTGCACACCTCCTTCCTCATCGTCACCCACGATCCGCGGCTCGCCGCCCGTTGCGACCGGGTCATCGAACTGGTCGATGGCCGCATCGAGAGCGACCAGCAGAACATCGCAGCGGCCTGCTGA
- the katG gene encoding catalase/peroxidase HPI, protein MSNESQCPFHAAPGARATAGVRANRDWWPNQLNLGILHQHAPASNPMDAGFDYAAEFARLDYAALKQDLAALMTDSQEWWPADWGHYGGLFIRMAWHSAGTYRTADGRGGGGTGNQRFAPVNSWPDNGNLDKARRLLWPIKQKYGNQISWADLMILAGNVALESMGFRTFGFGGGRRDIWQPEEDIYWGRETTWLGDQRYSGERDLENPLAAVQMGLIYVNPEGPNGNPDPVASGRDVRETFARMAMNDEETVALVAGGHTFGKAHGAGDPALVGREPEAAPLEAQGLGWINRFGSGKGGDTTTSGIEGAWKPNPTTWDNGYFDTLFGYEWQLTKSPAGAHQWVAKDVRPEHMIPDAHDPAKKHPPMMTTADLSLRFDPLYEPIARRFQQDPAAFADAFARAWFKLTHRDMGPKRRYLGPEVPAEDLIWQDPLPAVDHPLVDAADIAALKAKILASGLTTAELVSTAWASAATFRGSDKRGGANGARIRLAPQKDWEANQPAQLARVLAVLEGIRDGFDAAQVDGRKVSLADLIVLGGCAAVEAAAAAAGQEIEVPFTPGRTDATAEQTDADSFAVLEPQADGFRNYQKKAYSVPAEEMLLDRAQLLTLSAPEMTVLVGGLRVLGANVGGSSHGVFTRRPGVLANDFFLNLLDMATVWAPAGDAGSYEGRDRRTGELRWTATRVDLVFGSNSQLRALAEVYAQSDAGGKFVRDFVAAWTKVMNLDRFDLQ, encoded by the coding sequence ATGAGCAACGAAAGCCAGTGCCCGTTCCACGCGGCTCCCGGCGCCCGCGCCACGGCCGGTGTCCGTGCCAACCGAGACTGGTGGCCGAACCAGTTGAATCTCGGCATCCTGCATCAGCACGCCCCGGCATCGAACCCGATGGATGCGGGTTTCGATTACGCGGCGGAATTCGCGCGTCTCGACTACGCTGCCCTAAAGCAGGACCTCGCGGCGCTGATGACCGATTCGCAGGAATGGTGGCCGGCCGACTGGGGCCACTACGGCGGCCTGTTCATCCGCATGGCCTGGCACAGCGCCGGCACCTACCGCACGGCCGACGGCCGCGGCGGCGGCGGCACCGGCAACCAGCGCTTCGCGCCGGTCAACAGCTGGCCGGACAACGGCAACCTCGACAAGGCACGCCGCCTGTTGTGGCCGATCAAGCAGAAGTACGGCAACCAGATTTCCTGGGCTGACCTGATGATCCTGGCCGGCAACGTCGCGCTCGAAAGCATGGGCTTCAGGACCTTCGGCTTCGGCGGCGGCCGTCGCGACATCTGGCAGCCCGAGGAAGACATCTACTGGGGCCGCGAAACCACCTGGCTGGGCGACCAGCGCTACAGTGGCGAGCGCGATCTCGAGAATCCGCTCGCTGCCGTGCAGATGGGCCTCATCTACGTCAATCCGGAAGGCCCGAACGGCAACCCCGACCCGGTCGCGTCCGGCCGCGACGTGCGCGAGACCTTCGCCCGCATGGCGATGAACGACGAGGAAACCGTCGCCCTCGTCGCCGGCGGCCACACCTTCGGCAAGGCGCATGGCGCCGGCGACCCGGCGCTGGTCGGCCGCGAACCGGAGGCCGCGCCGCTCGAGGCGCAGGGCCTCGGCTGGATCAACCGCTTCGGCTCCGGCAAGGGCGGCGACACCACCACCAGCGGCATCGAGGGCGCCTGGAAGCCAAACCCGACGACTTGGGACAACGGCTACTTCGACACCCTGTTCGGCTACGAGTGGCAACTGACGAAGAGCCCGGCCGGCGCCCACCAGTGGGTGGCGAAGGATGTACGGCCCGAGCACATGATCCCCGACGCCCACGACCCGGCGAAGAAACACCCGCCGATGATGACGACGGCCGATCTCAGCCTGCGCTTCGACCCGCTCTACGAACCGATCGCCCGCCGCTTCCAGCAGGACCCGGCCGCCTTCGCCGACGCCTTCGCCCGCGCCTGGTTCAAGCTCACGCACCGTGACATGGGCCCGAAGCGGCGCTATCTCGGTCCGGAAGTGCCCGCCGAGGACCTCATCTGGCAGGATCCGCTGCCTGCCGTCGACCACCCGCTGGTCGACGCCGCCGACATCGCCGCGCTGAAGGCGAAGATCCTCGCTTCCGGCCTGACGACCGCGGAACTGGTGTCCACTGCCTGGGCGTCGGCCGCCACCTTCCGCGGTTCCGACAAGCGCGGCGGCGCCAATGGTGCGCGCATCCGCCTCGCTCCGCAGAAAGACTGGGAAGCGAACCAACCGGCACAACTGGCGCGGGTACTCGCCGTGCTGGAAGGCATCCGGGATGGGTTCGACGCGGCGCAGGTGGACGGCCGCAAGGTTTCGCTCGCCGACCTGATCGTCCTTGGCGGCTGCGCGGCGGTCGAGGCCGCCGCCGCCGCGGCCGGCCAGGAGATCGAAGTTCCCTTCACGCCGGGTCGCACCGACGCCACGGCGGAGCAGACCGATGCCGACTCGTTTGCCGTTCTCGAACCGCAGGCCGACGGCTTCCGCAATTACCAGAAGAAGGCGTACAGCGTCCCGGCCGAGGAAATGCTGCTCGACCGGGCCCAGTTGCTGACCCTCAGTGCGCCGGAGATGACCGTGCTCGTCGGCGGCCTGCGGGTCCTCGGCGCCAACGTCGGCGGCTCATCGCACGGCGTGTTCACGCGGCGGCCCGGCGTGCTGGCCAACGACTTCTTCCTCAACCTGCTCGACATGGCCACCGTCTGGGCGCCCGCCGGCGACGCCGGCTCCTATGAGGGCCGTGATCGGCGGACCGGTGAACTGCGCTGGACGGCCACCCGCGTCGACCTCGTCTTCGGTTCCAACTCGCAGCTGCGCGCGCTGGCCGAGGTCTACGCGCAGAGCGACGCCGGCGGCAAGTTCGTGCGCGACTTCGTCGCCGCCTGGACCAAGGTCATGAACCTCGACCGTTTCGACCTGCAGTAG
- a CDS encoding nucleotidyltransferase family protein: MTDVIEQKRAELVTLCRRAGARRLDVFGSAQRADFDPSTSDLDFLVEFDELPPGRYADAYFLLKESLERLFGRPVDLLTQSSLENPYLRERVLAERQLVYAR; encoded by the coding sequence ATGACGGACGTCATCGAACAAAAGCGCGCCGAGCTCGTCACCCTTTGCCGCCGCGCGGGCGCGCGCAGGCTCGACGTGTTCGGGTCTGCCCAGCGGGCCGATTTCGACCCATCGACCAGCGACCTCGATTTCCTGGTCGAGTTCGATGAACTTCCACCGGGCCGCTACGCCGATGCCTATTTCTTGCTGAAGGAAAGCCTGGAGCGTCTCTTCGGGCGGCCGGTCGACCTGCTGACGCAAAGCAGCCTGGAAAACCCTTACCTGCGCGAGCGTGTGCTCGCTGAGCGTCAGTTGGTCTATGCACGCTGA
- a CDS encoding type I restriction-modification enzyme R subunit C-terminal domain-containing protein encodes MGQAEGEARRRIDTLLVAAGWQICDASAADIHAARGVAIREFPLERGHGFADYLLYIDGRAAGVIEAKKQGATLTGVEIQSARYAQGLPATLPAWRRPLPFLYESTGLETHFTDGLDPEPRARNVFAFHRPETLAEWLAALPQPRVLGTGSGAAVAHADFAPATFLARVRRLPPLVTEWGDCKLWPAQITAIRNLEASLAQNKPRALIQMATGSGKTFTAISFIYRLIKFAGARRVLFLVDRGNLGRQAKKEFDQYVSPVNNYKFGEEYIVQHLNGNQLDRTARVCICTIQRMYSMLKGRDLPEQADEESTERVESLFREPEPIDYNPAFPIETFDIIVTDEAHRSIYNLWRQVLEYFDAHLIGLTATPNKQTFGFFNQNLVMEYGHPQAVADGVNVNYDVYRIKTEVTEAGSRVEAGYWLQVLDKPTRARRDWQLDDDFEYAPEELDRSVQTPDQIRTIARTLRDRWQSDLFPQRQELPKTLVFAKDDNHAEAIVTTLREEWGRGNEFAQKITYRTTGSKPEELIKAFRTSYYPRIAVTVDMIATGTDIKPVEIVVFMRSVKSRSFFEQMKGRGVRVIKDDDLRGVNPGEQVHKDHFVIVDCVGVCERDKTDSRPMDQKKSVPLEALLQAVSLGNVEPEVLSSVAVRLARLDAQLTDAERAKVVTEAGGLGLKELSRGIVQALDPREDCSPQEAEAALRHAVKPLSNPTLRTLILTLKQQKELVIDTVTQDGVLEAGFSEAARERAQGIVQSFEAFIAEHRDEITALQILYNRPTSAPLKFEDLKALADTLQAPPQLWTESQLWQAYAALDQSKVKGASRRRILTDLVSLVRYAMHQENELVPYPERVAANFKAWIAQQQAAGKGFSDEQRWWFEKMAEHIASNLGIEAEDFGYAPFDQRGGLGRVHQLFGAELPKVIDELNRELVA; translated from the coding sequence GTGGGGCAAGCGGAAGGGGAGGCAAGACGCCGGATCGACACGCTGCTCGTCGCCGCCGGCTGGCAGATCTGCGATGCTTCCGCCGCCGACATCCACGCGGCGCGCGGCGTGGCGATCCGCGAGTTCCCGCTCGAACGCGGCCACGGCTTCGCCGACTACCTGCTCTACATCGACGGCAGGGCCGCCGGCGTCATCGAGGCCAAGAAGCAGGGCGCCACGCTGACCGGCGTCGAGATCCAGTCGGCGCGCTACGCGCAGGGTCTGCCGGCCACGCTGCCCGCCTGGCGCCGCCCGCTGCCCTTCCTCTACGAATCCACCGGGCTGGAGACGCACTTCACCGACGGCCTCGATCCGGAGCCGCGTGCCCGCAACGTCTTCGCCTTCCACCGCCCCGAAACGCTCGCCGAATGGCTCGCCGCGCTGCCTCAGCCGCGCGTTCTCGGCACCGGCAGCGGTGCGGCCGTGGCCCATGCCGATTTCGCCCCCGCCACCTTCCTCGCCCGCGTCCGCCGCCTGCCGCCGCTGGTCACCGAGTGGGGCGACTGCAAGCTCTGGCCGGCGCAGATCACCGCCATCCGCAACCTCGAAGCCAGTCTCGCGCAGAACAAGCCACGCGCGCTGATCCAGATGGCCACCGGCAGCGGCAAGACCTTCACCGCCATCAGCTTCATCTACCGGCTGATCAAATTCGCCGGTGCGCGACGCGTGCTGTTCCTGGTGGACCGCGGCAACCTCGGCCGACAGGCCAAAAAGGAGTTCGACCAGTACGTCTCGCCGGTCAACAACTACAAGTTTGGCGAGGAGTACATCGTCCAGCACCTCAACGGCAACCAGCTCGACCGGACCGCCCGCGTCTGCATCTGCACGATCCAGCGCATGTACTCGATGCTCAAGGGCCGCGATCTGCCGGAACAAGCGGACGAAGAGTCCACCGAGCGCGTGGAGAGCCTGTTCAGGGAGCCGGAGCCGATCGACTACAACCCCGCGTTCCCGATCGAGACCTTCGACATCATCGTCACCGACGAAGCGCACCGCAGCATCTACAACCTGTGGCGCCAGGTGCTGGAGTACTTCGACGCCCATCTGATCGGCCTGACCGCCACGCCCAACAAGCAGACCTTCGGCTTCTTCAACCAGAACCTGGTGATGGAGTACGGCCACCCGCAGGCGGTGGCGGACGGCGTGAACGTCAACTACGACGTCTATCGGATCAAGACCGAGGTCACGGAGGCCGGAAGCCGAGTAGAAGCCGGCTACTGGCTGCAGGTGTTGGACAAGCCCACCCGCGCTCGGCGCGACTGGCAGCTCGACGACGACTTCGAGTACGCGCCCGAAGAGCTGGACCGCAGCGTGCAGACGCCCGACCAGATCCGCACCATCGCCCGCACCCTGCGCGACCGCTGGCAGAGCGACCTCTTTCCGCAGCGGCAGGAGCTGCCCAAGACGCTGGTCTTCGCCAAGGACGACAACCACGCCGAGGCGATCGTCACCACGTTGCGCGAGGAGTGGGGCCGCGGCAACGAGTTCGCGCAGAAGATCACCTACCGCACCACGGGCAGCAAGCCCGAGGAGCTGATCAAGGCCTTCCGCACCAGCTACTACCCGCGCATCGCCGTCACCGTGGACATGATCGCCACCGGCACCGACATCAAGCCGGTGGAGATCGTCGTCTTCATGCGCAGCGTGAAGAGCCGCAGCTTCTTCGAGCAGATGAAGGGCCGCGGCGTGCGCGTGATCAAGGACGACGACCTGCGCGGCGTGAACCCCGGCGAGCAGGTGCACAAGGACCACTTCGTCATCGTCGACTGCGTGGGCGTGTGCGAGCGCGACAAGACCGACAGCCGGCCGATGGACCAGAAGAAGAGCGTACCGCTGGAGGCGCTGCTGCAGGCAGTGAGCCTGGGCAACGTGGAGCCCGAGGTGCTCTCCAGCGTGGCCGTGCGTCTGGCGCGGCTGGACGCGCAGCTCACCGATGCCGAGCGCGCCAAGGTGGTGACGGAGGCCGGCGGCCTGGGCCTGAAGGAACTCTCGCGCGGCATCGTGCAGGCGCTGGACCCGCGCGAAGACTGCTCGCCGCAGGAGGCCGAGGCCGCGCTGCGCCACGCGGTGAAGCCGCTCTCCAACCCCACGCTGCGCACACTGATCCTGACGCTGAAGCAGCAGAAGGAGCTGGTGATCGACACCGTCACGCAGGACGGCGTGCTCGAAGCCGGCTTCTCCGAGGCCGCGCGCGAGCGCGCGCAGGGTATCGTGCAGAGCTTCGAGGCTTTCATCGCCGAGCACCGCGACGAGATCACCGCGCTGCAGATCCTCTACAACCGCCCGACGAGCGCGCCGCTGAAGTTCGAGGACCTGAAGGCGTTGGCCGACACGCTGCAGGCCCCGCCGCAGCTGTGGACCGAAAGCCAGCTCTGGCAGGCCTACGCCGCGCTGGACCAGAGCAAGGTCAAGGGCGCGAGCCGCCGCCGCATCCTGACCGACCTGGTTTCACTGGTGCGCTACGCGATGCACCAAGAGAACGAGCTGGTGCCCTACCCCGAACGCGTGGCAGCCAACTTCAAGGCGTGGATTGCGCAGCAGCAGGCCGCGGGGAAGGGCTTCAGCGACGAGCAGCGCTGGTGGTTCGAGAAGATGGCCGAGCACATCGCCAGCAACCTCGGCATCGAAGCCGAGGACTTCGGCTACGCGCCGTTCGACCAGCGTGGCGGGCTGGGCCGGGTGCATCAGCTCTTCGGGGCGGAGTTGCCTAAGGTGATCGATGAGTTGAATCGGGAATTGGTGGCGTGA
- a CDS encoding restriction endonuclease subunit S, producing the protein MTGVELVPLGEVVTPTRPRVKPSDYPDLPFIGMEHVEAHSMKLLGTVPSATMKSSAVHFKPGDVLYGRLRPYLNKVCRPTFEGLCSAEFIVLPENGRVDSGYLQHFLNSSAFVRYASHLNTGDRPRVDFDQLAPFEIPLPDPNEQRRIVAEIEKQFSRVDEAVANLKRVKANAARLVGSVLIDATAGRLVQRSTAAWRTVQVCEAGEVLLGRQRAPQYLTGRWLRKYLRVANIKDDAISFSDVETMDFDEAHFAKYRLAPGDILVSEGQSSELLGQSAIFRGFDEPLCFQKTLHRFRADPEVTTPEFAQIVFRSHVRSGIFRRLGSITTNIGHLTLEKFKAAPFPLPPLDEQHRIVAEVDRRLSIVREVAAEVDANVKRAEALRQAVLAQAFSVESHPISLDLKECTT; encoded by the coding sequence GTGACCGGGGTCGAATTGGTACCGCTCGGCGAGGTCGTAACGCCCACGCGCCCGCGAGTGAAACCGTCTGACTATCCCGACCTGCCGTTCATTGGCATGGAGCATGTCGAGGCTCACTCGATGAAGCTGCTGGGAACCGTCCCGTCGGCCACGATGAAGAGCTCCGCGGTGCACTTCAAGCCGGGCGACGTCCTCTACGGCCGCTTGCGCCCGTACCTGAACAAGGTCTGCCGGCCGACGTTCGAGGGGCTGTGCTCGGCTGAGTTCATCGTCTTGCCGGAGAACGGGCGAGTCGACAGTGGCTACTTGCAGCACTTCCTCAACTCTTCGGCGTTCGTCCGCTACGCATCGCACCTAAACACCGGCGATCGTCCGCGCGTCGACTTCGATCAACTGGCGCCGTTCGAGATTCCGTTGCCCGATCCGAACGAGCAGCGCCGCATCGTCGCCGAAATCGAAAAGCAGTTCTCCCGCGTCGACGAAGCCGTCGCCAACCTCAAGCGCGTCAAGGCCAATGCCGCTCGGCTCGTGGGCAGTGTGCTGATTGATGCGACAGCGGGGCGGCTCGTTCAACGTTCGACGGCTGCTTGGCGCACCGTTCAGGTCTGCGAAGCCGGTGAGGTCTTGTTGGGGCGGCAGCGCGCTCCGCAGTACCTGACTGGCCGTTGGTTACGCAAGTACCTGCGCGTGGCGAACATCAAGGACGACGCCATCAGTTTCAGCGATGTGGAGACGATGGACTTCGACGAGGCTCACTTCGCCAAGTACCGTCTTGCACCGGGTGACATCCTGGTCAGCGAAGGACAGAGTTCAGAGCTGTTGGGGCAGAGTGCCATCTTTCGCGGATTCGACGAGCCGTTGTGCTTTCAGAAGACCCTGCATCGCTTCCGTGCAGATCCCGAGGTCACGACGCCCGAGTTCGCGCAGATCGTCTTTCGATCTCATGTTCGCTCCGGAATCTTTCGACGGCTCGGCTCGATCACGACCAATATCGGCCACCTGACTCTCGAGAAGTTCAAGGCTGCGCCGTTTCCGCTGCCGCCGCTCGATGAGCAGCACCGCATCGTGGCCGAAGTCGACCGCCGCCTCTCCATCGTCCGCGAGGTTGCGGCCGAGGTCGATGCGAACGTGAAGCGCGCGGAAGCGCTAAGGCAGGCGGTGCTGGCGCAGGCATTCAGTGTCGAGTCGCATCCCATATCTCTTGATCTGAAGGAGTGCACAACGTGA
- a CDS encoding DUF262 domain-containing protein, protein MKANAVPLLAIFEKKMRLEVPLFQRQYVWSQEQQWEPLWEDIGRKFAEYLEGRKDAPVHFLGAMVLDQKQTPTTHVERRQIIDGQQRLTTLQLFLAAFRDFCREHGCEDLARECEAFTLNRGMGTEGDDRFKVWPTRLDRAQFADVLGAGSRAALEKKHPLQYRKYARKPEPRPRMVEAYFFFRQQLHDFFVGDAGGKPLAHETHMAHRLEECFTALKNALQVVAIDLEQDDDAQVIFETLNARGEPLLPADLLRNFIFLRAARRGEPQEVLYEAHWRRFDADFWRVQVKQGRLLRPRSDLFMQHFLSSRQGVDIPVKHLFVEYKYWIDRHRPFATVEDELVTLSRQGEDFRRLIEPKRGDALYSLATFLEAFDVRTCYPLLLALLDVGLPEADWLGVTRALQSYLLRRAICGLTTKNYNRIFLALTRSLRRDALGAQQVISQLKASNVESAEWPTDEDFREAWMTKHAYQVLNNPKLVWLLSRLNETYLGGKMEVLSVSSALTIEHMMPQAWVEHWPLADGSPGLSASEVWATTPGDVRASATRNRNAVIQTIGNLTILTQALNSSASNAAWPVKKPELLKHSLLPINQQLLANEMWDEGAIADRGAQLFARALQLWPRG, encoded by the coding sequence GTGAAGGCCAATGCAGTGCCCCTGCTGGCGATCTTCGAGAAGAAGATGCGTCTCGAAGTACCTCTCTTCCAGAGGCAGTATGTGTGGAGCCAGGAACAGCAGTGGGAGCCGCTTTGGGAGGACATCGGCCGCAAGTTTGCCGAGTACCTGGAGGGGCGAAAGGACGCACCGGTGCATTTCCTCGGTGCTATGGTCCTCGACCAGAAGCAAACGCCGACAACCCACGTCGAACGGCGCCAGATCATCGATGGGCAGCAGCGCTTGACCACGCTGCAGTTGTTCTTGGCCGCGTTCAGGGACTTCTGCCGGGAGCATGGCTGCGAGGACCTGGCACGTGAATGCGAGGCCTTCACCCTGAACCGGGGCATGGGCACCGAGGGTGACGATCGCTTCAAGGTGTGGCCAACGCGGCTCGATCGCGCGCAGTTCGCAGATGTCCTCGGCGCTGGCTCGCGTGCAGCTCTCGAGAAGAAGCACCCTCTTCAGTATCGGAAGTACGCACGCAAGCCGGAACCGAGACCTCGGATGGTCGAGGCCTACTTCTTCTTCCGCCAGCAGCTCCACGATTTCTTTGTCGGGGACGCGGGCGGCAAGCCGCTCGCCCATGAGACGCACATGGCGCATCGACTGGAAGAGTGCTTCACCGCGCTCAAGAACGCGCTGCAGGTGGTCGCGATCGACCTGGAACAGGACGACGACGCGCAGGTCATCTTCGAGACCCTGAATGCGCGTGGGGAACCCTTGCTTCCCGCCGACCTGCTGCGCAACTTCATCTTCTTGCGCGCGGCACGGCGCGGCGAGCCGCAGGAGGTGTTGTACGAAGCGCACTGGCGACGCTTCGATGCCGACTTCTGGCGGGTACAGGTCAAGCAAGGTCGCTTGCTGCGGCCGCGCAGTGACCTGTTCATGCAGCATTTCCTTTCCAGCCGGCAGGGCGTGGACATCCCGGTCAAGCACCTCTTCGTTGAGTACAAGTACTGGATTGACCGTCACCGCCCGTTCGCCACGGTGGAGGATGAGCTGGTGACGCTAAGCCGGCAGGGGGAGGATTTCCGCCGACTCATTGAGCCGAAGAGGGGCGACGCTCTCTATTCGCTGGCGACATTCTTGGAGGCGTTCGATGTCCGAACCTGCTATCCCCTGTTGCTCGCTTTGCTCGACGTTGGCCTGCCGGAGGCTGACTGGCTCGGCGTTACCCGCGCACTGCAGTCCTACCTGTTGCGGCGGGCCATCTGTGGACTCACGACAAAGAACTACAACCGCATTTTCCTGGCGCTGACTCGTTCGCTCAGAAGAGACGCACTCGGCGCCCAGCAAGTCATTTCGCAGTTGAAGGCGTCGAACGTCGAGTCGGCCGAGTGGCCGACGGACGAGGATTTCCGGGAGGCGTGGATGACCAAGCACGCCTACCAAGTGCTGAACAACCCGAAGCTCGTCTGGCTCCTCAGTCGGCTAAACGAAACGTATCTGGGCGGCAAGATGGAGGTGCTATCCGTTAGCAGCGCGCTAACGATCGAGCACATGATGCCGCAAGCATGGGTCGAGCATTGGCCGCTGGCAGACGGCTCGCCAGGTCTTAGCGCGAGCGAGGTCTGGGCCACAACGCCAGGCGATGTGCGAGCCTCAGCGACGCGAAATCGCAATGCGGTAATTCAGACCATCGGGAACCTCACGATCTTGACCCAAGCGTTGAACTCATCCGCTTCGAATGCGGCGTGGCCGGTCAAGAAGCCCGAGCTCCTCAAACACTCTCTTCTGCCCATCAATCAGCAGCTTCTTGCAAACGAGATGTGGGATGAAGGTGCCATTGCCGATCGCGGGGCGCAGCTCTTCGCACGTGCTTTGCAGCTGTGGCCCCGCGGCTAG